One Actinospica robiniae DSM 44927 genomic region harbors:
- a CDS encoding ROK family transcriptional regulator — MNASSAEGPASQQSMRRANLALVLGAVSRLNATSRAQVAEATGLTRAAAGSLVNELLEAGLLRERGAALEGRVGRPSTVVSLNDRGPAGLGLDVGVEHAGACVVDLSGAVRIHIRRPAGHRGQPPEKVAGNLAEVAEAALVRADELGLRIVGGGVAVPGLIGTSDTVVHAPNLGWHDVDLIGQLRALLPDRLRALPLAVENEANLGALAELWRGSGSRDFVHVSAEAGIGAAVVVDGQLLRGKRGFAGELGHMPVYPDGRPCACGSHGCLEQYAGEEAVLRECGLTGEAMEADRVALLAGSARAGREAVLGALDQAGRALGIALAGAVNLVDPETVVLAGAYAELADWLLPGMQTELGARVRIRPWQPEGLVVSELRREGPMIGAATAVVQRVIADPSVLRG; from the coding sequence GTGAACGCCTCGTCGGCCGAGGGCCCGGCTTCGCAGCAGAGCATGCGCCGGGCCAACCTGGCGCTGGTGCTCGGCGCGGTCTCCCGGCTGAACGCCACCTCGCGCGCGCAGGTGGCCGAGGCGACCGGGCTGACCCGGGCCGCGGCCGGCAGCCTGGTCAACGAACTGCTCGAGGCGGGGCTGCTGCGCGAGCGCGGCGCGGCGCTGGAGGGCCGAGTGGGGCGGCCGAGCACGGTGGTCTCGCTCAACGACCGCGGGCCGGCCGGGCTCGGCCTCGACGTCGGGGTCGAGCACGCCGGCGCCTGCGTGGTGGATCTGAGCGGCGCGGTCCGCATCCACATCCGCCGCCCGGCCGGGCACCGCGGCCAGCCGCCGGAGAAGGTCGCCGGCAACCTGGCCGAGGTGGCCGAGGCCGCGCTGGTCCGGGCGGACGAGCTCGGGCTGCGCATCGTCGGCGGCGGGGTGGCGGTGCCCGGTCTGATCGGCACCAGCGACACCGTCGTGCACGCGCCGAACCTCGGCTGGCACGACGTCGACCTGATCGGGCAGCTCAGGGCCCTGCTGCCGGACCGGCTGCGCGCGCTGCCGCTCGCGGTGGAGAACGAGGCGAACCTGGGCGCGCTGGCGGAACTGTGGCGCGGTTCCGGTTCCCGCGACTTCGTGCACGTCTCGGCCGAGGCGGGCATCGGTGCCGCCGTGGTCGTGGACGGGCAGCTGCTGCGCGGCAAGCGCGGGTTCGCCGGTGAGCTCGGCCACATGCCGGTCTATCCCGACGGTCGCCCGTGCGCCTGCGGCTCGCACGGCTGCCTCGAGCAGTACGCGGGTGAGGAGGCCGTGCTGCGCGAGTGCGGCCTGACCGGCGAGGCGATGGAAGCCGACCGGGTCGCGCTGCTGGCCGGTAGCGCCCGGGCCGGGCGCGAAGCGGTGCTCGGCGCGCTGGACCAGGCCGGGCGGGCGCTCGGCATCGCGCTGGCCGGCGCGGTGAACCTCGTCGACCCGGAGACGGTGGTGCTCGCCGGCGCGTACGCCGAGCTGGCGGACTGGCTGCTGCCGGGGATGCAGACGGAGCTCGGCGCCCGGGTGCGGATCCGGCCGTGGCAGCCGGAGGGCCTGGTCGTATCAGAGCTCAGACGCGAGGGCCCGATGATCGGCGCCGCGACCGCGGTGGTGCAGCGGGTCATAGCGGATCCCTCGGTCCTGCGCGGCTGA